One Bosea sp. 124 genomic window, GTACCCCGGCCAGCTCTCGGGCGGCCAGCAGCAGCGCGTCGCGATCGCGCGCTCGCTGTGCATGAGCCCGAAGATCATGCTGTTCGACGAGCCGACCTCGGCGCTCGACCCCGAGATGGTCAAGGAGGTGCTCGACACCATGGTCTCGCTCGCCGAAGAAGGCATGACCATGCTCTGCGTCACCCACGAGATGGGCTTTGCCCGCCAGGTCGCCGACCGCGTCATCTTCATGGATGCCGGCCAGATCGTCGAGTCGAACGAGCCCAACGAGTTCTTCAAGAACCCGCAGCACGAGCGCACCAAGCTCTTCCTCAGCCAGATCCTGCATTGAGGCGCGTTCGAGAGGTTCGCTTTCCAATCGGAGTGCTGTGCCTTTCAGAGTGAGCTGCGACTTCGGACCGGGTCCGACGATGTGAAACAGCAGATGAAGCGTCGGCGCGATCCGGCGCTTCATCTGTTTGATAACACAGGCTGTTCTGGCCCCGATCCCTGCTCGCGGCGAGGGCTGGCCGGGTTCGGGGCGGAACAAAGTCGTTTCGCGGCGGTTGCCCTCTGCAAATCGGAGGAACAACCATGAAACCCTTCATTCCCGCTTTGCTGGCCGCCCTCATCACGACGGGTGGTGCCTATGCCCAGTCGATCAGCGTCGGTCCCGGCGGGGTCGAGGTCGATCCGCGCTCACCGCGCGAACGCGCTGTCGATCGTGAAATCCGCCGCGAGGAGCGTGCGCGTGACCGCGAGCGCTACTATCGGGTTCGCGACCGTGGCGATTGCCGCACCATCACGACGGTTCGCGAGACGCCGCGCGGCGAGGTCCGCCGCACCGAGCGCGTCTGCGACTGACGGTCCAGTCTCATTCTGGAAAAGGCCCGCCTTGCGAACGCAAGGCGGGCCTTTTCGTTGCTGCTGGTGGCGCTGCTACTTGCCGTCGCGCGCCTTCACGGCCACGTCCGGGAAATCGGAGAAGAGACCGTCGATGCCGAGCGCCAGGAAGGCCTTGTATTCGGCCGCGGGGTCGCCGTTGAAATTGGAGGCCAGCCGCTTCGGCTCGCTACGGAAGGTCCAGCTATGGACGAGGAGGCCAGCCGCATGGGCGTTCTTCACCACATCCGTCGGCGGCAACAGGACGCGGTCGCGCTCGTCGATGACGCCGTCCTTGTTGATGTCCTGCGGCTTGCCGTCGTCGCCGATGACCTGCTTGCCCGCCATCAGATAGGGCTTCCAGGGGGCGACGATGTCGGCATAGGTCGCGATCTCTTTCAGCCCTTCGGCTGAGAGCAGATCCTGGAAGCTGCGCTTGTCGCCGAGCACGACCAAATCATAAGGCTTGTCGAAGGGCGCCGCGAGGCTGACGCGGCCATCCTTGTCGACGCCATCGCCATCGACGAGCTGGCTGAGCCGCACCTGCGTCTTGCCACGCAGATATTTGAGATTGGCCGTCTCGAAGCTCTGGATGATGACGGGCGAGGACTTGTCGGTCCAGCCGGCGGCCTTGAGCGCATCGAGCAGGCGGTCTTCGAGTGGCAGGCCGATCGCGGCATGGAAGATCGGGTGCTTGGTCTCGGGATAGATGCCGATGGTCCGGCCGAGGCGGGCGCTCTCCGACTTGGCGAGGTCGATGATCTCCTGGAAGGTCGGGATCTCGTATTTGCCGTCATGCGACGGGTCGCGATCGGCGAAGGCCTGCCTGGCGCGCAGCGTCTTGATCTCGGCCAGGGTGAAATCACCGGCGAACCAGTCGGTCGTCTCGATGCCGTCGAGCTTGCGGGTGGTCTTGCGGCTGGCGAATTCGGGGCGGTTTGCGACGTCGGTCGTGCCGCTCATCACGGGCTCGTGGCGCGCGACCAGCACGCCGTCCTTCGTCGCCACGAGATCGGGCTCGATGAAGTCGGCACCCTGTTCGATCGCGAGCTTGTAGGATTCGAGCGTGTGCTCGGGGCGGTAGCCGCTGGCGCCGCGATGGCCGACGATCAGCGGCTTCTGGCCGAAAAGCGTGGGCGTGGCGGTCTGGGCCAGGCCGGCCTGGGGCGCGAGCGCTGCAAGGCCGAGGCAGGCTGCAATGCTGGCGGTGAGGAGGGTCTTCGTCATCATGGCACTGATCCTTGGTCGCGTCGTTTCCGGCGCGACCCTGGTCGGGCGATGTGACAGGCGGTTGAAGCCGCCTTCATGCATCGTCGCTCAGCGGCGCGGGCCGTTCTCGAGCGTGGTCTTGGCGTCGAGGCGCTTGGCGGGCGGCGGGGTCAGGTCCGGTGGCGGCGTCGTGGCGCAGGCGGCGAGCGCGAGAGCGAGAAGAGAAGCGAGAGCGAGATGGCTGGCGCGCTGCATGGATCGGAACCTTTTGTTGCAAGAGGCAGTTGCCTCGTGTTTCAGCCTGTGGAAGGACCGCGTCAAGAGTATGTCGTCGGGCGCGCCATGACTGCGCGTCATGTTTGAAATCGTCCAATCTCGATATTGGCCCGCACAATCGCCGGCGCGTCGAAGACGCGTCCGGCACCGGAATTCGCCGCCATGACAAGTTCAGCACCATGACGCCCGCCGCCCGCATCAGCGCCGCCATCGAGGTGCTGGACGAAATCATCCAGCGCCGCCGCCCGGCTTCGGACGCGCTCAAGGACTGGGGCCTGTCGCGCCGCTTCGCGGGTTCGAAGGATCGTGCCGCCATCGCCTCGCTGGTCTATGACGCGCTGCGCCGGAAGTCGTCGAGCGCGTTCGCCATGGGCGCCGAGACGCCGCGCGCCCTGGTGCTCGGCATGCTCGCGCGCCTGCGCGGCCACAGCGTCGAGGAGATCGCGGCGCTTTGCTCGGGCGAGAACCACGCGCCGCTGCCGCTTTCGGCCGACGAGCGGGCGAGCCTCTCGACGCTGGCGTTCGACGGCGCGGCGGACTGGATCCGCGCCGACGTGCCGGAATGGCTCTGGCCGGCCTTCGCCACCGGTTTCGGGTCTGACGCCGTCGGGGAGGGCCAGGCCCTCGCCGGGCGCGCGCCGATCGACATCCGCGCCAACCGGCTGAAGACGACCCGCGCGGCGCTGACGGCGGAGCTCGCCCATGCCGCACCGGAGACGGGAGCGCTATCGCCGGACGCGCTGCGCTTCCAGCCCGGCCATGACGGGCGTGGCCCTTCGCTGCAGGCCGAACCGGCCTTCTTCGCCGGAGGCTTCGAGATCCAGGACGAAGGCTCGCAGCTTGTGACATTGCTGGCTGGCGCACGGCCGGGTCAGACGGTGATCGACCTTTGTGCCGGCGCCGGTGGCAAGACGCTGGCGCTGGCGGCGCTGATGGCCAATCAGGGGCGGCTCTTCGCGACCGATCTCGACAGCCGCCGTCTCGCACCGCTGCATGAGCGGCTGGCGCGCTCGGGCGCCAGCATTGTCGAGATCCGGATTCCGCGTTCGCGCGGCCATGAACCGCTGGCCGATGTCGAGGGGCAGGCCGATCTCGTGGTGGTTGACGCGCCCTGCACCGGCTCGGGCACCTGGCGGCGCAACCCGGATGCGAAATGGCGGGTGCGGCCGGGTGCGCTGGCCGAGCGCATCAAGGACCAGGCCGAGGTTCTGGCCCGCGCCGGCCGGCTGGTCAGGCCCGGCGGCCGGATCGCCTATGTCACCTGCTCGGTCCTGCCCGAGGAGAATGACGGGGCCGTCTCCGCTTTCCTGGCGCGACATGCCGGCTTCTCCCCTGTCCCGCTGGCGCAGGTGCTGGCGTCGGAGGAGGGGGACTTCGGCCCGCTGGCGCGCTTTGCGACCAGCCATGGCCTGCAGCTCTCGCCGCGACGCAGCGGAACTGACGGCTTCTACCTGGCCTGCGTCCAGCGCGGAGCCTGACACGGCAAACAGGCCGTTGCACGCCATCGCGCGATGGCTTAACCGAGCGCGATGACGAGCGAAACTCACCACGACTCCATCCTCATCATCGACTTCGGTTCGCAGGTGACGCAGCTGATTGCGCGGCGCATCCGCGAGATCGGCGTCTATTGCGAGATCGCGCCGTTCCAGTCGGCCTCCGAGGCGTTCCAGCGGCTGAAGCCGAAGGGCGTGATCTTCTCGGGCGGCCCGGCCTCGGTGCCCGACGCAGGCTCGCCGCGCGCGCCGCAGGAGGTGTTCTCGACAGGGTTGCCGGTGCTGGGCATCTGCTATGGCCAGCAGACGATGGCCGAGCAGCTTGGCGGCAAGGTCGAGAGCGGGCATGCGGCCGAGTTCGGCCGCGCCGATGTCGAGATCGTCACGCCATCCGCCTTGTTCGACGGCGTCTGGGAGGAGGGCGGCCGCTATCCGGTCTGGATGAGCCATGGCGACCGCGTCACGCAGTTGCCCGCCGGCTTCACGGTCAAGGCGACCTCGGAGAACGCGCCCTATGCGGTGGCGAGCGACGAGGCGCGGCGCTTCTACTCCACCATGTTCCACCCCGAGGTCGTGCATACGCCCGATGGCGGCAAGCTCCTGCGCAATTTCGTCGTGACCATCTGTGGCTGCAAGCCGGACTGGAGCATGTCGGCCTATCGCGCCGAAATGCAGAAGAAGATCCGCGAGCAGGTCGGCACTGGCCGGGTCATTTGCGGCCTGTCGGGCGGCGTCGATTCCGCCGTTGCCGCCGTGCTGATCCATGAGGCGATCGGCGACCAGCTCACCTGCGTCTTCGTCGATCACGGGCTGATGCGGATGAACGAGGCGGAGGAGGTCGTCCGCCTGTTCCGCGACCACTACAACATCCCGCTCGTCCATGTCGAAGCTGAAGAGCTTTTCCTGTCGGAGCTGGCGAAATGCGGCTCGGACCCCGAGGCCAAGCGCAAGACTATCGGTCGGCTCTTCATCGACGTCTTCGATGCCGAGGCGGCCAAGATCGGCGGCGCGGACTTCCTGGCTCAGGGCACGCTGTATCCCGACGTGATCGAGAGCGTCTCGTTCAGCGGCGGGCCGTCGGTCACGATCAAGTCGCACCACAATGTCGGCGGGCTGCCCGAGCGCATGAAGATGAAGCTCGTCGAGCCGCTGCGCGAGCTTTTCAAGGATGAGGTCCGCGTGCTCGGCCGCGAACTCGGTCTGCCGGAGGCCTTCGTCGGGCGCCATCCCTTCCCGGGGCCGGGCCTCGCCATCCGCTGCCCCGGCGAGATCACCCGGGAGAAGCTCGACATCTTGCGCAAGGCGGATGCGATCTACCTCGACGAAATCCGCAAGGCCGGTCTCTACGATGTGATCTGGCAGGCCTTCGCCGTGCTGCTGCCGGTGCGCACCGTCGGCGTGATGGGCGACTATCGGACCTATGACCATGTCTGCGCGCTGCGCGCCGTGACCTCGGTCGACGGGATGACGGCGGATTTCTACCCCTACGACATGGCGTTCCTCGGCCGCACCGCGACCCGCATCATCAACGAGGTCAAGGGCATCAACCGCGTCGTCTACGACGTGACCAGCAAGCCGCCCGGCACGATCGAGTGGGAGTGACGAAGGTTTCGCGCTGACAGGGCGGGGGCATCGGTTCTCCGTTATGGCCTCTGGCCAAACACAGTTCTGCTGTCGATCGATTTGGGCCGGTTCCGCATCACAGCGGAACCGGCCCGATCCATTTGGGGACCTTGGCGCTGCGTGTGGCAGGCCGCCGCGCCTGGATGGCCGCCGGCCGATGCCCGAAGCGTGGCCGGCAGGCCACTTTGTCGCTGGCGGGCCAGAACCTGTCGTATTTCAACATATCGCCGGGCGCATGCGTTGGAACTCTAGCGGGCAAGACAACAAGGGGATCAATCGTCATGAAACGTCTTGCCATTCTCGCGTCCGGCATTGCGCTTGCCTGCGCCGCGACGCTCGCCGCCCTTCCGGCCCTGGCCCAGGATTCCCTGGCCAAGATCAAGGAGAAGGGGGTCCTCTCCGTCGGCGTCAAGAACGACTACAAGCCCTGGGGCTTCCTCGAGCCATCCGGCAAGATCGTCGGGCTCGAGATCGATCTCGCCCAGGCCATCGCCGACAAGATCGGCGTCAAGCTGGAAATGCTGCCTGTGATCGCCGCCAACCGCATGGAGTTCCTGAAGCAGGGCCGCATCGATATGGTCATTGCGACAATGGGCGACACCGCCGAGCGCCGCAAGATCGTCGGCATGGTCGAGCCGAACTACTATGCGGGCGCGACCAATGTGATGGCGCCCAAGAGCGCCGGCCTGAAGACATGGGCCGACCTCAAGGGCCGCAAGGTCTGCGCCGTGCAGGGCGCTTACTACAACCGCCGCGTCACCCAGATGTATGCGCCCGACCTCGTGGTGTTCCCGTCCGTTCCTGACGCGCTGAATGCGCTGCAGGGCAACAACTGCGTCGCCTTCCTGTTCGACGACACGCTGATCGTCTCGACGCTCTCGGGCGGCGACGCCAAGTGGGCGGGCTACGAGATGCCGCTGGTTTCCGAGGATCCCCAGCTCTGGGCCATCGGCATCCGGCTTGAGGATATGGACGGCCCCTTCGGCAAGCTCGTCAAGGAGATGTCGGTCGACTGGCACAAGAGCGGCAAGCTGCTCGAGCTCGAGACCAAATGGGGCATCAAGCAGAGCCCGTACCTGATCGAGACCAACAAGAAGCTGAAGGCGGCGTCGTAGTCCTCTCCGTCATTCTCGGACGTAGCGCAGCGGAGATCCGAGAATCTCATGACGAGAAGGCGCTGGTTTACGAAATGGTCGGGTCAATCCCGACCATGACGGCTCATCTTCAGGATTGCTCACGATGATCGCCGCCTTCTTCGAGCGCCTGAACGAAACGCAGGGGCTGAATTTCTCGGTCTTCTACGACGCATTCGACCGCTCGCGGTTTTTGACCGGGCTCTGGACGACGAGCTATATCTGCGTCGTCTCGATCCTGGCTTCGCTCGCGCTCGGGCTGGCCGGCGTCTGGGTCGCGGGCAGCGGTTCGCGCTTCGGCCGCCTCGTTGTGCGCGGCTATGTGCAGTTCTTCCGCAACACGCCGCCGCTGGTGCAGCTTTCGTTCTTCTATTTTGCCGTCGGCGGGCTGCTGCCGCGGGTGTCGGACGGCTTCGGCGGACAGTCGCCGCTGGTCTCGGGCACGGGCTGGGCGATCATCGCGTTCTCGCTGTTCGCGGGCGCGTTCAATGTCGAGATCTTCCGGGCCGGCATCGAGGCCGTGCCCTCGACCACCGTCGAGGCGGCGGAGTCGCTCGGCTACACCCGGCTGCAGCTCTATATCCACGTCGTCTTGCCGCTGGCCTTCCGCATCTGCCTGCCGGCGCTGAACAACAACCTGGTCAACCTCGTGAAGACGACGACGCTCGCCTACGCCATCGGCGTGCCGGAACTGCTCTATGCCGCCTCGCAGATCTGGTCGGAGAGCTTCAACGTCCGCGAGATGATGAACGTCCTGCTGGTGACCTATGTGCTGCTCGTCGCCGTGCTCGTCTTCGTGATGGGGCGCTGGGAGAAAGCGATGCGCATTCCTGGGTATTCGACATGAGGACGGGTTCGACAGACCTGGCCGTGCTGCTGCCGTACCGCGCGCCGGCGCCGATTGCGCCGTCCGGCATGGCGGCGCCCGTACTGCTGGGCGGGGGAACGCTGGCCGCCTTCGCCATCCTGTTCGGGGCCTCGCTCGCGCTGGCGCAGGTCACGGCGCGGCCGGCCGGCGAGAGCGCGGTCACCGTACTGCTGCGTTGGGCGCCGCTGATCTTCCAGGGTTTTCTTTTCAACATCCTGATCAGTTTCCTCTCGATGGCGCTGGGCACCATCGTCGGTTTGCTCGTCGGCATCGCGCAGGTCTCGCTGGCCTCAGCCCTCCGCAAGAGCGCCTGGGGGCTGACCCAGTTCTTCCGCAACGCGCCCTGGCTGGTGCTGCTGTTCTACGCGATGTTCCTGTTGCCCTTCGAGTTCCGGATCTTCGGCCTGACCATCGCCTTTCCGGCCTGGGTCAAGGCGATCATCGGGCTGGCTTTGCCGGTCGCGGCCAATGTCTCCGAGATCGTGCGCGGCGGCATCCGCTCGATTCCCGCCGGCCAGTGGGAATCGGCCGAGGCGCTCGCCTTCACGCGGCGCCAGACGATGTGGATGATCATCCTGCCGCAGGCCTTCAAGCGCATGATCCCGCCCTGGATGAACCTCTATGCGATCCTGACCATGGCGACGACGCTGATCTCGGTCGTCGGTATCCAGGACGGGCTGACCATCACCCGCGCGGCGCTCGTCGCCGAAAGCCGGCCCGA contains:
- a CDS encoding glycerophosphodiester phosphodiesterase, with amino-acid sequence MMTKTLLTASIAACLGLAALAPQAGLAQTATPTLFGQKPLIVGHRGASGYRPEHTLESYKLAIEQGADFIEPDLVATKDGVLVARHEPVMSGTTDVANRPEFASRKTTRKLDGIETTDWFAGDFTLAEIKTLRARQAFADRDPSHDGKYEIPTFQEIIDLAKSESARLGRTIGIYPETKHPIFHAAIGLPLEDRLLDALKAAGWTDKSSPVIIQSFETANLKYLRGKTQVRLSQLVDGDGVDKDGRVSLAAPFDKPYDLVVLGDKRSFQDLLSAEGLKEIATYADIVAPWKPYLMAGKQVIGDDGKPQDINKDGVIDERDRVLLPPTDVVKNAHAAGLLVHSWTFRSEPKRLASNFNGDPAAEYKAFLALGIDGLFSDFPDVAVKARDGK
- the guaA gene encoding glutamine-hydrolyzing GMP synthase, with the protein product MTSETHHDSILIIDFGSQVTQLIARRIREIGVYCEIAPFQSASEAFQRLKPKGVIFSGGPASVPDAGSPRAPQEVFSTGLPVLGICYGQQTMAEQLGGKVESGHAAEFGRADVEIVTPSALFDGVWEEGGRYPVWMSHGDRVTQLPAGFTVKATSENAPYAVASDEARRFYSTMFHPEVVHTPDGGKLLRNFVVTICGCKPDWSMSAYRAEMQKKIREQVGTGRVICGLSGGVDSAVAAVLIHEAIGDQLTCVFVDHGLMRMNEAEEVVRLFRDHYNIPLVHVEAEELFLSELAKCGSDPEAKRKTIGRLFIDVFDAEAAKIGGADFLAQGTLYPDVIESVSFSGGPSVTIKSHHNVGGLPERMKMKLVEPLRELFKDEVRVLGRELGLPEAFVGRHPFPGPGLAIRCPGEITREKLDILRKADAIYLDEIRKAGLYDVIWQAFAVLLPVRTVGVMGDYRTYDHVCALRAVTSVDGMTADFYPYDMAFLGRTATRIINEVKGINRVVYDVTSKPPGTIEWE
- a CDS encoding amino acid ABC transporter permease, with amino-acid sequence MRTGSTDLAVLLPYRAPAPIAPSGMAAPVLLGGGTLAAFAILFGASLALAQVTARPAGESAVTVLLRWAPLIFQGFLFNILISFLSMALGTIVGLLVGIAQVSLASALRKSAWGLTQFFRNAPWLVLLFYAMFLLPFEFRIFGLTIAFPAWVKAIIGLALPVAANVSEIVRGGIRSIPAGQWESAEALAFTRRQTMWMIILPQAFKRMIPPWMNLYAILTMATTLISVVGIQDGLTITRAALVAESRPELMIPMYLLLLLMFFAYCYPIARATLALERRFNVKA
- a CDS encoding transporter substrate-binding domain-containing protein; amino-acid sequence: MKRLAILASGIALACAATLAALPALAQDSLAKIKEKGVLSVGVKNDYKPWGFLEPSGKIVGLEIDLAQAIADKIGVKLEMLPVIAANRMEFLKQGRIDMVIATMGDTAERRKIVGMVEPNYYAGATNVMAPKSAGLKTWADLKGRKVCAVQGAYYNRRVTQMYAPDLVVFPSVPDALNALQGNNCVAFLFDDTLIVSTLSGGDAKWAGYEMPLVSEDPQLWAIGIRLEDMDGPFGKLVKEMSVDWHKSGKLLELETKWGIKQSPYLIETNKKLKAAS
- a CDS encoding RsmB/NOP family class I SAM-dependent RNA methyltransferase yields the protein MTPAARISAAIEVLDEIIQRRRPASDALKDWGLSRRFAGSKDRAAIASLVYDALRRKSSSAFAMGAETPRALVLGMLARLRGHSVEEIAALCSGENHAPLPLSADERASLSTLAFDGAADWIRADVPEWLWPAFATGFGSDAVGEGQALAGRAPIDIRANRLKTTRAALTAELAHAAPETGALSPDALRFQPGHDGRGPSLQAEPAFFAGGFEIQDEGSQLVTLLAGARPGQTVIDLCAGAGGKTLALAALMANQGRLFATDLDSRRLAPLHERLARSGASIVEIRIPRSRGHEPLADVEGQADLVVVDAPCTGSGTWRRNPDAKWRVRPGALAERIKDQAEVLARAGRLVRPGGRIAYVTCSVLPEENDGAVSAFLARHAGFSPVPLAQVLASEEGDFGPLARFATSHGLQLSPRRSGTDGFYLACVQRGA